The region gtgtgtgtgtggggggggggggtcacctcTCTTCTCCATCGTTGTGCTTTGACTCATGGCTACAAGGCTCACGGGTTTGTGAGGGGTGAACTGATCGGTCATTGAATGGTAAAGCTTTAGCACACTCATTCAAATCAGTGACCCAGGATTAGCTGAGAAATTTGGACAGACTGTATCTGAAATGTCCAAACACTGATTTGCTGTGAGTGGGCCCCATGATCCTGGTTCAGACACAGGTCTGGAGTGTGTAATACACATCAGTGTGTACCAAATCCACTACCTCAAAGTCTCGCAACAAAATATTATGAACATCTTTGACCAACAGATGTTCATCTCTAGTGATATAACTGACTGATGGATAGTGTTTTTTGAGTCACCCACTGCATTCAAACAGTACAGTGCAACAGTATTATACATGTTGTTAAGCTCTCATCAACTCATTGTCAAGGCCTTTAATGAGTTAAATCAAGTGGACCAGTGTGTATCACAGCTGTACACACTGATTTAACTCAAACCGCTGTGTTCCGCACACATGCCATCACATCGGATGCACCCGTATGAACGAAGCACACGGCGGGACAACGGAGGGTTGAGCTGCTGCTTGGTCTTGTTCGAGAGAGACGCGGTGGCACAAGGAGCAGACACTATGCCAGCATGACTCAGGGTGGACCTCAATTACAGCCTGCCAAGACCACAGGCTGACAAGCCTGGCCACAGCATGCGAGATGTGCAGCTGCTTGGTTTGGGGGGGATGGAGTGGCCAGACGTGCACATGCCGCTCTCTCAGATTACCTGAGCTGCTGGAGTGGAGTTTGCTGGGCCTCTgttgccccctgctggtgagcACTGGAAACACCAACCCTAAACTCAGTGCAGTCATTTCACAATACAAGGCAAGTGCATTAGTGGCCATCACAGTTCATGGAATAATCTAAAGATAGCCTGAACATTTACTGGCTAAATGTAATAGCCCACGCATCTCAACTCCCTGTGAGTCTATTCAACTTTACTATTCTGAGTCAGAAAACATCTAACTgaagcaaatatatatatttttgggtTACCTCAATATAAGTATCAAGCATAAACCAtacttataaattaaaatactgAAGTTCCACATGATCTTGGATCCTCATTATAATCAGTTCAACAATGTCTGCATTAACACCTCCATCTCCATATGCATACTAAAACATTCCAAACAAGTTAACGAAGCATGATGGACTCATTTACTCAGCAATAGAAGAATGTCAAAAAAACAGGTCTGTTTCTAGTGAGGGTGGCCGCAATGAGCCATAAGGTGCCATGTTAATAGAGATGCATCAGGTATTTTACATCGACCTTTCCACAGACCAAAGAAGCTGATTGCACGATTTACTCCCCTTCAGTCATTTCAGCACTGTGCAAGACACACTTATCTTCATCCACCGCAAGAAGCCCTGGAATAaggacaatgtgtgtgtgtgtgtatggtgcatGAATGAGCATCACGCACTGTAATTAATCACAGTACAGCTTGTTTCACTCCAGAGAAATGAGGGATGTCCGCTGCTGTCTCAATCTCCACATGGTCAATCTGTTCAAGGACATCTGATTCTCCACATGCTCAAAGCAGCATGGATGTGTCATTACACCACTTCCATCTTCCGATAACGTATTTGCAATTTTAAGAAAGGCTTTAAAACTGTTTGACTAATTTAATCGCCTTTAATCATGAATATGTTAAATAAAGCTGTGCTTCTGGAACCCTACAAGAGCAAGTAACCCTTCATCACAGCATAGTGGAAATAAGTTCCTGCTCCTCACACTTCTTACCTTGGTTGAACTGCATGTGCTTCATGAAAGAAAACTTCACTCTGTAAAGCTTCTCGGCTTAACGAAAATGACTGTAAAGAGATGAGAACTATAGTAGACCCTCAGCTTCCCCTCCCAGCCGGCACTGAGGGAGAAATATGAAACCATAAAGCATGAGGCTGTATGTGGTATCCAGCCAAGCTTGCCTGCCAGCTCGTTACCTCATAGAAGAAGCCATTATTACATTAGGACACATTCAATAGCACCATTTATCACCCATGAGAATGCAATTATTAGGTTGAACAGACTATATTGTAATAACTGCTGTACCTGACACTGCCTTATCTATTGCATGATAATGATTTGGCAAAAACTAACAGCAACACATAAAATTAAGTATCAAACTTTTTCCTTCAGCACAGCTTCAGTATGTCTGgaatgcaaatgaaataaatcCTGAACTGTGTATAGTCAGACATTGGGCCATTCTTCAACGAAGAACACCTCCAAGGAGGCTGAAATCTACTCCCTGCTCTACGAATTTTCCAGTGCAATGATGTTGAGATCAGGCAATTGGTGAAGGCCATGGTATGCCAGCTGAGGCCAGCTGTGTCCACATCATTTCACTCCTGCTTTCTGTAGCTGCCCACCTACGAGGTCAAAAAATAGATCTGCATTCATCCATCAAGACTCGTGGAAGACAAGCATAAAAACCCTTGTCCATTCTGGCAATCGCTCCCGCACAATTGAACAATCTCACGTTGCCAGCCAACCTTCCGTAAAATAGCAGCGGCGTGGCCTACCGAGTCATGGCGGAGCACCTTGCTGTGTGAACCTCCGTTGTCTTCAGGGAAATCCCAAGCATGATGGTACAAACTGATCGGACTCTGGCTAGGCAAGATGTCTGCGTTTAAATTAACATATTCGCCTATCGTCTTCACTAGAACTAGCTCGATCTTACTACTATGAAGATACGGGATACTGGGAGCTTATTCATAGCGTCTACGTCGCTtgttaatgattttaaaaatatgcaaaaatacttaaaaacagTCACTTTCGGCTTTTTCATATTATTCCCCCGCCCTTATACCGTAGAAGGATGAGGTAATGCAATATCACCTAGCTTTAACGCCGTTAGAGACTAGGACCTAGCCACTGAATGCATTTCCTACTTGGAGGTTTTGCACATATTTCGCGCATGACTTGATGGGGCCTAGGAATATCGCGGATAtagttatatggattaaaagAATTTTCGATGCAAAGAATTAGCATCGATGATTTTAAGTAATCGTGTTACTCGAGATTCTCGAGGAATCGTTTCAGCCCTACTCTGGACAAtggtgtctgctaaatgcagtaaatgtatgcatttgaCTTCattctgctgtttctctctctctctctctctctcactctcattctatctctatatatatatatatatatatatatatatatatatatatatatatatatatatatatatatatatatataaataaatgagagagagagagagagagagaaatggaataTAGAGAATATACAGGATAAGGTTTAAAAATGGCCTCATATTTCTTTGGCCCTACACAACAATAAAGAGCCAGTAAATCACAATCAGTCCTATAGACTCCTACGATGGGGCTAGCCAGGCACCTCTGAATTCACTTCATTTGACAATTGGTACAAGACACTGTTTTTTCTCCCAAGCATAAATGTGTCCAGATGATgacaaaaatggttaaaattgTCTACACAGTATATTACTTTTTCTGTTGCTCACAGGCTCAGTGTCTCTCTCGCTGGGTTTGTGTTCTTTCAAACCTACCAGGTCTCTTGAGGAAACACTTCCTTTCTTTATCGTTGGAAGAAGAAAGCCCCCATGGACTCTGATGAGAAAGGGGGAAAATAAACATGACCTGCAGTCAAAAAAAGTGGTAAAGAAATAGCATGGTATTTATTTCGTCTGAAATGTGGGTTGCCGTGAATAGAGATCGCTTACCCCAGACAACACTTTTCCTGGTTATGCAGTGAATTGAAGGGAGAAGACGAAGCTTCTCTATCTCTGTTGCTACACAGTAATGGTTATTCTCTAGCTCCACTGAGCTGCATAATGGAGTACCATCTAACCTGCAGAGCCTGAGCAAATAAATATGTCCAATGTcctttgtttaaaaagaaacagcCAAGACAAGAACAATGCTTCCAGGTACCTGAAGGTTAAggctacatcatttataaagcataCTGCAAAACTAGCACCACAGCTGTGCGAAGGTGCACTTGCTCGGTCACCATAGCCAGTACCCGATCCCAACTTTTGAGGGTGTGCTTGGGTATGAATATATGAGCTGGAGGCAACAGGATCTCTCAGTTGGTAAATACACTACAGGAGTACAAGAGCTGAACTTATGTTTTTATATGGCAAATGGTCTCAAATTTAACAAATTTGACAAATGTCAAATGTGACATTAATGAAGGAAATCTCTTCGCTTCCAAATGCCCACTACAGAATTAACACctacaatatttatatatgtacagcAGGACATAAACCAACACTGTAAATCAACACAGTAAGAGCAAACATTTATGTGGAATATACAGaagcttattttttattattattttaccatggtaaataaacacatcagtCAAACAAAAACCATGTGATTTGAGGAACAAGATCTTCATAGCCTAAATTTGACgggaaaaaaaggggggggggggggattaccCCAATTCGCTCAAACTTCAGTGTACATTCACTGTACAGTCAAATGAGACAATTGCACCCTCTCCCAGACTTAAAGACCCAATCTAGCATCCAGCCTTATACATCTGGCAGTATGCCCCGACTAAACTGAGAGCAGGAAATCTGTACTGACTTGATAGTGCATGACTCGGGTAAAATCCTTCTCCATCGGGCTGGCACTATTATCCTGCTATGGACCACTGGCTTAATCTGGGGAAGGACATGACAAAAATGATAACAAGAAGCCTTGGAAAAACTGTCCTGTTGCGGAAGCTGTTAGTACATCAAGGGCTGAGACTGTGCAACATACTCGGCGCATTTAAAATTCCATCCACATTTCAGTGCCGTTCCAAGGAAGTAAGGGATCAGCGGCAAGTTGGATAAGtcgtgtgtataaatgtgttcaAAGTTTAAGCATATTCCCTGAAACTTAGACATATAATGACCAAGCGTATTCATGTTGACAGGAGCTGGTGGCTAGAGAAGTATTCCGAACTACATGCAGCATTGAAACTTCCCAAACTTTCTGCATAGGCCTACTGTCTTCCCTCTTCGATCCTTTTTCGCTGTGGCTTCTTGGCTGTAATTTGCAAGTAACCGAAAACAAAGTGCGCGCTACCTAGTTCCTGAAGGAAACTAaaagtttagtgtgtgtgcatggagatTACATTTGTACTTACTCAAGCTTTTTAAAACGCTCCGTTGCAGCAGCCACACACTCGGTTCGCCGCGCAGCATATTGTCTAAGCTGAGGGCTGTATGGCCAGCGCGATGTGTATATAGATTTGTAACCGCGGCAAACGATGCCGCCCGCAACGGTGTTCGAGAAACTGTCGAGATTTGACACCTGTCTCGGATCCACAACAAACCTTCCTCTGGGAAAGTGCGCGTCGCCGTTCCGGTACACTACCACCAGTTTTTCCTAGGTTGTGAACGGGAGCTCCTGCCTGATAAGCCAGACGTATTTGTAAACTAACAAAACCAGACTGTCAAGCGTCACAAGTTATCAGAAATAGCTACGTGTTGGATGACATCCggtcataaataaaatgaacgCCACCGCCGACGCGGTCGTGAAGCGTCGGATCAGATGTCCACAGAGGCGTAGGAAGAGTAGTTCTGGCTCTTCCGTTAGTGGGGAACTTCACGATGTTAAGTACACTGTCATGGAAGCCTAAAACGGAGCTGGAATTAGAAGACTCAGGAGCCAACGTAACCTACGATTTTTACAACATTAGGCACATTTCGTTCTGTGTTTTAGACAGCATTTTATTGTTTGAATAGACGATCccaatatgtaaatattttcatatacagACAATACTGTAATCAAAACCATCATGATggaacaattttaaaaataggcGTAGTACAAACAGAATTCTATTATCGTAAAAGTGTAACGGTGAACCTCAACAGACATGAGGTTACAATTTGGAAGTTTGGCAGGGATTAGCTGAACTGACAGGAACTGGCCGACCCCACAGCCTGAGCCTACTGACCCCTCCATCGGGAACTATGACCAGCCGCACATGAGTAACAGGCCCACACTGCAGCGCAGAGTCACCAGAATAGAAGTGCCTGTGGTGAGGCTTCAGCTGGAGAAcgcaggaaataaaaaaaattaaaatttaataaaaaataaaataaaaaatcacttGCTCATAGTGACAAGTTGGTATTACTGGAATGAGCGATTTTCCATCGTGGGGCTTGTGTTTATAGTGAACACAGAATAATACAAATTCTGGGATATGAAACTTGCACACTGTGAAGGCAGATGGCATACCTTCTGAGGATGAAGAAGCATTCTCCATCTTGGACTTTGGTCAAAGCTCCACTTACTGCTTATAAAACTCTTCTCCTCTTCTGGGGTTAAATCACAGGCCTCAATTTTACACGAGTCAGGGAAGTTACCTGAAGAGTTTAAAAATAGGCAACAGTAAAATTTCCCAACTCAATTACAGTACATTGTTAAGTACAAAACATACGATGGTGTGGCTACGCAGGCTAAATAATACCTTTAAAATGATTGGTGTCTATCTCAATTTTCGTAATCAAACCAGGATGCCCAAGTCTTAAGATGGCCCACTCAAAGCCAGGGACCCGTAGGATTCCGTTCTTGTCCATCTGAGAATTAGACCATATGGTTAGTGTAGCATAAACAAAAGAAGCCATTTTCCAGAGATTATGACCAAGGGAGTAATTTTACTTTTAACACTTTGGGACGATCCAAGCGGCGTGCAGTTTCCCACCCATCAGCCATGTTCTCTGCTCTACCCAAACCTGCAAAAGTACAAAAATTTCAGATTTTTCATTATAGTTTTAtcctcacactctcctccaAATAGTCATCAAGTAGCTTTTAACCAATTTGGGTGGAAGTGGTAGTGTTCACATTGCAATGAGAGCTTGGAAAATGACCAGTATCTTGAATCTTAGACAGCAACACTACGCTTTTAGGGGTCCCTGCATTATACAGCATCCTCTTAGCTTAAGATAATTGTTAGTCCATCAATACTGCATATGTATGTTGTTACAGCAGAGATGTTTTCTGTGAAATACTGACAAGCTGACAGATCAGTTTACCGATCATATTGCGTGGGTGACCGAAATGTGCATTGCtgtagcccacacacacaccaccattgaCCAGGGCAACGAGATCCACTTCATCCTGGGCAGGTACGGTGGACCAGTCTCTCTGACCAACCCCATAAACTCGCAGCCTGGCAATACCTCCATCTGTCAGCAGTCAACAGAAGAGCTGCATTGGCCCTAACAAATATATGAGGTCTGTAGTTATTAGTGAACGCCACTAGTAACCTACACATTGCCTAGTAAATAgcttaacatttaaaaaaataaaacagctagTGGCTAGATGTcatctttattattaaatatgggGGGCTTTgacatggagagtgtgtgttacctggataCATATTCAGGCGAATGTGGGACACTCTGTGAGGAAAGGAGACACTGAAATAGTTGTGGCATGAATCCGAGTATCCAGGTTTCAGCGCACTCTCTGGTATAAGCTCCTCCCAGTTCTCTGAGTGAAGCTGGCAAATACAAATCCAGGTCCCACAACCTTCTGGCACTCTTTGGTAAGAAATGCAGCAGATATGAAATTACCTGTGCTATGGCCTCAAACTGAACCCCTGAAGCTGCCATACCTGTCCGGTCTCCCTCAAGCACTAAAGATGGCAAATACAGCTCCTCTAAAACACAAGAGACAAAGTAAGAGCTTACTAGACTTCAGCAAACTGAGAATTGTCTCACTAGCCAAATCTATCAGAGGTAACATAACTATTAGATCATTTGTGCATGCTTTTTTACTCTGAAGTTCTTTTTAGTGAGCTGTTAACCAAGTCCTGCTTTAATCCTTGTACTTCAGAGTGCTACTTGGCCACTCTTTCACTTTGTCCAACATACATACCAAAACAGGCAGCCTGAATAGAAATGGAAGGAGCGTAGTTTCCTGTGAAGAAGGATGTGTCCACATCAAAGCCATGAATGACACCAGGGACCCCCAGCTGCACAATGCACCAGTCGTGACCTTTACCATGCCAGACAAGAGAAACTGCTCAATGCATCTTTCATGAGATCACCAGCTGCATGACTTTTAAGCAGAGCGCCAGATAGGACTCTTGAGGATTACAAGATGCCCTAATCACCAGGTCAGATAGCCACATCCAAGTGCAATACTTTGAAGAGCTTTCTTCCACCACTTGATTTTTATTGATCTTCAAAAGGTGTGAATAGATGAAACTGTTCTTACTGATAGTAGTCCATACCACACTCATCCAAGCCATAAAGTGGATCAATGACAAGGTTAGAAAGAAGGTGTTGTCTAAGAGTTTAAAGTGGGCCCAGTGGGCTTTGTAGTCTTGGAAAGAACATAATACCTGGTATTCTCTTCCTCCTTGTTTCCCAACCATCCATCCATTTCCCAAACGCAGTAAAAGCTGAGGCTAGGAATTCTGGAGGTCCTCTCTTCAGAGAACAGCATGATGCAACAAACattcaataacaataattataaagAATAGAGTAACACTATAAACAACTAACATTCATGTGAACACTGCTAGTTTGACACTGTACCTTTAAGAGATTTTGAGCTGGAGCAAACCACTCATCAGTTGCAAAAATCACCTCAAATAGATGGAGTAGTAAATTAACCATGGACAACCTTTCAAAATCCACACAATTTATGGAACCGATGATTTGAAATATTAGGATTCAGTGGTATTAAACTTGCTGTTTTGGTGATGATCATTACTCACCTTTCCTCCAGCTGTTTCACAGGCCAGGTTGTTGAACTGCAGAAAATCTGGTTGACTGGCATTCAATTTCACAGCTGGTCGGTTTGCCATCCTCAGTGTGAAGAGCTTGAAAAATATAAGTCCTCAAGTATTTTGGTGACAAAAATGCTTTAGGCAAACGCTACCTGCTCGTCTGACTGGGTTTGTCAGCTGAGCAAACTGTGTATTATAAAGGCCAAACAGTGCAAAGTACACAGGTTAGTGCCATGTTCAAAAATAAGAAGGGGGAGGtcaaagcaaacatttcaaatgaattcatACAAAAAACTGCAACTTCATCGCTGATGCACATTAAAACCAGTGATGATAGATCAAAATGTCAAAGTTTAAATTGAATTTTACAAGATTAAACAGGGTTATATGTATACCTAAACTGGTacttaaatctgtgtgtgtgtgtgtgtgtgtatatatatatatatatatatatatatatatatatatatatatatatatatatatatatatatgcatgcgcAAGAGCCAATGGTGAGTGAAATAAAGGGCCAGATTGTATAAAATCTTGTCTGGAACCATTTTTTTCATTGGCAAGCAGTACCCGTAGCTGGCGCGTTGGCTGCGATGTTCCTcgatgtttttattaataagaACGCGCAGAAATATGGttcaaacatttcctgaatCTGTGGAATCTACTCTTTTAATTTGGTCGATAGTTGGCTGCGATGTTCCTcgatgtttttattaataagaACGCGCAGAAATATGGttcaaacatttcctgaatCTGTGGAATCTACTCTTTTAATTTGGTCGATAGTCAAGAGTAAAAAGCCTATGAGAGGTTAGGTAAAGGTTAAATACACGTCATCTGCCTCTCAGCGTGTGATTCGCGTGTTCGTGTGTCACTCAGGGCTTATCCGTctaatcagtgtgtgtgattgatgaaTTTGTGTATCAATCTGTGtgaaactaaccaataaacaatcatgaaatcacTAACGCTTTTACCCTTTACGACGGAATCGGAAACATTTCCTTCCTTATTTATGCGACAGCTAGGTGAGCTCACTAAAATGTGCGAAAAGtttacagctgctgaagttgcagTGATTTTAGAAAGTAGTGACGAAGATAACAGGTTTAGGGGCGGGGGGTGTTGATTCCTTGGATGAAAACGAACACGAAAATAATATAGATCGATgacaaaatgaattaaaatttattttttataaaattgCTATAATAGTGGACTTCGATACGGTCACATTTGGGCACCATGTCTGCTagtagcgttagctaacctatctaGGTTAGCAAGCTAGATGCTGCTTTTGTTCAGTATTCGTCAAATTGATTTCTAATACAAGAGTCATGGTTTTGTATGACAAAATTGACTGTCAGTTAGTAAAATTAAGCTAGTACAGTAGCtgtatggatggatgcatgTTTTGGCCGAACTTGAATACTCTTCTGTGCAGCTGAGACTTCTTGTTTGCCGTTTTCACTTGCATACATGATATTTAAAGTCATTGTTCAGGCACATTGTATTTCAGTCCATCTAAGATTTGGTAAAACTAGAGTGACGGACCACTTTTACACAGTAAACAATTCTACAAACTGTCATTTAAGACATCTATTACACATttctatattatatttatatatttcatgcATTTGTAAACCAAACACTTCGG is a window of Electrophorus electricus isolate fEleEle1 chromosome 3, fEleEle1.pri, whole genome shotgun sequence DNA encoding:
- the allc gene encoding allantoicase encodes the protein MANRPAVKLNASQPDFLQFNNLACETAGGKVIFATDEWFAPAQNLLKRGPPEFLASAFTAFGKWMDGWETRRKRIPGHDWCIVQLGVPGVIHGFDVDTSFFTGNYAPSISIQAACFEELYLPSLVLEGDRTGMAASGVQFEAIAQLHSENWEELIPESALKPGYSDSCHNYFSVSFPHRVSHIRLNMYPDGGIARLRVYGVGQRDWSTVPAQDEVDLVALVNGGVCVGYSNAHFGHPRNMIGLGRAENMADGWETARRLDRPKVLKMDKNGILRVPGFEWAILRLGHPGLITKIEIDTNHFKGNFPDSCKIEACDLTPEEEKSFISSKWSFDQSPRWRMLLHPQKLKPHHRHFYSGDSALQCGPVTHVRLVIVPDGGVSRLRLWGRPVPVSSANPCQTSKL